A window of the bacterium genome harbors these coding sequences:
- a CDS encoding glycosyltransferase, with protein sequence MTEPRGCFIYFGDIRYDSRLQNIAGTLTRNGQSITVLQAAECSEGFNLDGVRVVSVKTNNRIKGFARFLWFYARIIPAALKIKADFFCAADLYSLPVAAWAAKINKAGLFYDSREIYSALGALAGKKTKQNIWQLLEKLFIKKAAVFTSGEIDSARLTELYSIPVPKVVYNYPCLKDVPRNKSLHSALKLPEDRFILIYQGMLAPGRGIGFMLEILQQLGPKYALVLIGDGSMFDELQKKSQAPEWRDKLFVMGRVPHQQLLEYTASADIGLALIEGITLSYFAALPNKLFEYIMCGTPPLVSELPAMKKVIDRYGTGKTAAYGDVPQAALAIEEIRRHLPEHQKACAAARLKLNWQEQEPEILSIFKSRQA encoded by the coding sequence ATGACAGAACCCCGCGGCTGTTTCATATATTTCGGTGATATCCGCTACGACTCCCGTTTGCAGAACATTGCCGGCACTTTGACAAGGAACGGGCAGTCTATTACCGTGCTGCAGGCTGCCGAATGTAGTGAGGGATTCAATCTCGACGGGGTCCGGGTGGTCTCCGTCAAGACCAATAACCGGATAAAAGGTTTTGCCAGGTTCCTCTGGTTCTATGCCAGGATAATTCCCGCTGCCCTAAAAATAAAGGCCGATTTTTTCTGCGCCGCCGACCTGTATTCACTTCCTGTCGCTGCCTGGGCGGCTAAAATAAACAAGGCCGGTCTGTTCTACGATTCCCGGGAGATATACTCGGCTCTGGGGGCTTTGGCCGGGAAAAAAACCAAGCAAAATATTTGGCAGTTGCTGGAAAAACTTTTCATCAAAAAGGCGGCGGTCTTTACTTCCGGGGAGATCGATTCGGCCAGACTGACCGAGCTTTACAGCATCCCTGTTCCCAAGGTGGTTTACAACTATCCTTGCCTTAAAGACGTTCCCCGCAACAAATCACTGCACTCGGCCCTGAAGCTTCCGGAGGACCGCTTCATCCTGATATATCAGGGGATGCTGGCCCCGGGCCGGGGCATAGGGTTCATGCTGGAGATACTGCAACAGCTAGGTCCCAAATACGCCCTGGTGCTGATCGGTGATGGATCGATGTTTGATGAACTCCAAAAAAAATCCCAGGCCCCGGAATGGCGTGACAAGCTATTTGTGATGGGCCGGGTTCCCCACCAGCAGTTGCTGGAATACACCGCCTCGGCCGATATCGGACTGGCCCTGATCGAGGGGATCACTCTGAGCTATTTTGCCGCCCTGCCAAACAAGCTGTTTGAATACATCATGTGCGGGACCCCGCCTCTGGTCAGCGAGCTGCCGGCCATGAAAAAAGTGATAGACCGGTACGGAACAGGGAAAACGGCGGCATACGGGGACGTTCCCCAGGCGGCGCTGGCCATCGAGGAAATCCGCCGGCATTTGCCGGAACATCAGAAAGCCTGCGCCGCAGCCCGGCTGAAGCTCAATTGGCAGGAACAGGAACCGGAAATATTAAGCATTTTTAAATCAAGGCAGGCTTGA
- the murI gene encoding glutamate racemase, with product MPQHIPIGIFDSGFGGLTIFKQIRRLLPQYDYIYLGDNARTPYGNRSFEAVLKFATEGVDYLFRQGCPLVLIACNTASAKALRSIQQQYLPKHYSERRVLGVIRPTVEVIHNYTKTNQVALWATQGTVRSESFAIEIAKHAPGVKLVQQACPMLVPLVEAGELEGDGLKYYITKYWNQTKSQIEDIDTLLLACTHYPLILPQIKALLPSDVRILSQDELVAPSLKEYLARHPEHESKVSRNGNCRYLTTDACEHFDHLGEIFMGQKIASEKVDL from the coding sequence ATGCCCCAACACATCCCCATAGGCATCTTCGACTCCGGCTTCGGCGGGCTGACCATCTTCAAGCAGATCCGCCGGCTGCTGCCGCAGTACGACTACATCTACCTGGGCGATAACGCCCGCACTCCATACGGCAACCGCTCCTTTGAGGCGGTCCTAAAGTTCGCCACCGAAGGGGTGGACTACCTGTTCCGGCAGGGCTGTCCCCTGGTGCTGATCGCCTGCAATACTGCCAGCGCCAAGGCTCTGCGCAGCATCCAGCAGCAGTATCTGCCCAAGCACTACTCCGAACGCCGGGTGCTGGGGGTGATCCGGCCCACGGTGGAGGTCATCCACAACTACACCAAGACCAACCAGGTGGCCTTGTGGGCCACCCAGGGCACGGTCCGCTCCGAAAGCTTTGCCATCGAGATCGCCAAGCACGCGCCGGGAGTCAAACTTGTCCAGCAGGCCTGCCCCATGCTGGTGCCGCTGGTGGAGGCCGGGGAGCTGGAGGGTGATGGCCTGAAGTACTATATCACCAAATATTGGAATCAAACCAAATCCCAAATCGAAGACATAGACACACTTCTGCTGGCCTGCACCCACTATCCCCTGATACTGCCCCAGATCAAGGCGCTTCTGCCATCGGATGTCAGGATACTTTCCCAGGACGAACTGGTGGCGCCGAGCCTCAAGGAATACTTGGCCCGGCACCCGGAGCATGAATCCAAGGTCTCCCGGAACGGGAACTGCCGCTACCTGACCACCGACGCCTGCGAACATTTTGATCACCTGGGCGAGATATTCATGGGGCAGAAGATAGCTTCGGAGAAGGTGGATCTCTGA
- a CDS encoding GNAT family N-acetyltransferase yields the protein MIQISEYKETDRRQWEDFIASSANGTIFHRQRFLDYHPKGRFANHHLMLRQDDRLLAVLPALIKDEQGMPTLISYGGASYGGMVTAPGLGIAQVTGLAEAAVSRWTKQGIKRLLITQPPLIYMKTPDQYIDFCWARAGFTYLKREITAVIPLNFRSQEDIPLSFKQETRTALRKGQKAGIEVRQGGDLDEFYHILERNLSQRHNVRPTHTAEELKKLKKLLPDDIIQFTAYQGRKALAGITVFICNPRVILAFYISHDQRYQELRPVNSVYHEVIRWGWANGYKYLDLGTYTLNMQPNWGLGKFKENFGARGFLRETFELRI from the coding sequence ATGATCCAGATATCCGAATACAAGGAAACCGACAGGCGCCAGTGGGAAGATTTCATTGCCTCCTCGGCCAACGGCACCATATTCCACCGCCAGAGGTTTTTGGACTATCATCCCAAGGGCCGGTTTGCCAATCATCACCTGATGCTCCGCCAGGATGACCGCCTGCTGGCGGTGCTGCCGGCCCTGATCAAGGACGAACAGGGCATGCCGACCCTGATCAGTTACGGCGGGGCCTCTTACGGCGGGATGGTAACCGCGCCGGGGCTGGGCATCGCCCAGGTCACCGGGCTGGCCGAGGCTGCAGTCAGCCGCTGGACCAAGCAGGGGATCAAGCGGCTGCTGATAACCCAGCCGCCCCTGATCTACATGAAGACCCCGGACCAGTACATCGATTTTTGCTGGGCCCGGGCTGGGTTCACCTATTTAAAGCGGGAGATCACCGCGGTCATCCCCCTGAATTTCCGGAGCCAGGAGGATATTCCCCTGAGTTTCAAGCAGGAGACCCGGACCGCTTTGCGCAAGGGGCAGAAGGCCGGGATAGAGGTCCGGCAGGGCGGCGATCTGGATGAATTCTACCACATCCTGGAAAGGAACCTCAGCCAGCGCCACAATGTCAGACCGACTCATACCGCCGAAGAGCTGAAGAAGCTGAAAAAACTCCTGCCCGATGACATCATCCAGTTCACCGCCTATCAGGGGAGGAAGGCGCTGGCCGGGATCACGGTTTTTATCTGCAATCCGCGGGTGATACTGGCCTTCTACATCTCGCACGACCAGAGATACCAGGAACTGCGTCCGGTCAATTCGGTCTACCACGAGGTCATCCGCTGGGGCTGGGCCAACGGCTACAAGTACCTGGACCTGGGGACCTACACCCTCAACATGCAGCCCAACTGGGGGCTGGGGAAGTTCAAGGAGAACTTCGGGGCCCGGGGCTTTTTGAGGGAGACCTTTGAACTGCGGATATGA
- a CDS encoding ORF6N domain-containing protein produces MNKEKHSLIITDADIERRIYLLRGLKVMLSGDLAAMYSVPRRVMMQSVKRNIERFPTDFMFQLSQVELANLKSQFVTSSWGGIRKRPYAFTEQGVAMLSGVLRSKRAIQVNVAIMRTFVKLREILSAHKELAEQFSLLERKVEKHDHEIHAIFEAIRRLMEPPARSKRTIGFKIGETKSHYRTGKKKC; encoded by the coding sequence ATGAACAAAGAAAAACATAGTCTGATCATAACCGATGCCGACATTGAGCGTCGCATCTACTTGCTTCGCGGCCTGAAAGTGATGCTGAGCGGAGACCTGGCTGCCATGTACAGTGTCCCGCGCAGAGTAATGATGCAGTCCGTTAAAAGAAATATCGAGAGATTTCCAACTGATTTCATGTTCCAGCTGTCGCAGGTAGAACTTGCCAACTTGAAGTCACAATTTGTGACTTCAAGTTGGGGCGGCATCAGAAAGAGACCCTATGCTTTTACCGAACAAGGCGTGGCCATGCTCTCCGGCGTGCTGCGCAGCAAACGGGCCATTCAGGTCAACGTTGCCATTATGCGGACATTCGTAAAACTGAGGGAAATATTGTCCGCTCACAAGGAATTGGCCGAGCAGTTTTCCCTGCTGGAACGCAAGGTGGAAAAACACGACCATGAGATTCATGCCATTTTTGAGGCCATCCGCAGACTTATGGAGCCGCCGGCCCGATCCAAGCGCACCATAGGGTTTAAGATCGGAGAGACCAAATCACATTATCGTACCGGCAAAAAGAAGTGTTGA
- a CDS encoding cobalamin-binding protein, which translates to MKRSLYFISLLFLLGCSAQPRPHGKMTLTLTDDLGRTVSLSQAPSRVISFAPSLTEMVYALGGEGRLAGVTAWCNWPPQAKEKTVVGDMISPNFERMVSLKPDLALMIGSRPSPLLKKFEALNIPVLCFKDETVADIQRALKALGQVLESPSRADSLTREMDLQLAAIKAAVDQVPMEQRPKVFAELGSSPLFAAGDSSFIGQMIALAGGINVTGNLPTSYTAVNPELVVKNDPTIIIVLHPQANKEQIAQRLGWQNVSAVRNGRIYPGLDQDVILRPGPRFTEGIKILHGIFYAP; encoded by the coding sequence ATGAAGCGATCCCTTTATTTCATATCCCTGTTGTTTCTCCTGGGATGCAGCGCCCAACCCCGGCCGCATGGTAAAATGACATTGACCCTCACCGACGACCTGGGCCGCACCGTCAGCCTGAGCCAAGCCCCGTCAAGGGTGATCTCCTTTGCCCCCAGCCTGACTGAGATGGTCTACGCCCTGGGCGGAGAGGGCCGGCTGGCGGGGGTCACCGCCTGGTGCAACTGGCCGCCCCAGGCCAAAGAAAAGACCGTGGTCGGCGACATGATCAGCCCCAACTTCGAGCGGATGGTCTCGCTTAAGCCGGATCTGGCCCTGATGATCGGCAGCCGGCCCAGTCCGCTGCTTAAAAAGTTCGAAGCCCTGAACATACCGGTGCTCTGCTTCAAGGACGAGACCGTGGCCGACATCCAAAGGGCCTTAAAAGCGCTGGGCCAGGTGCTGGAAAGCCCAAGCCGGGCGGATTCGTTGACCCGGGAAATGGATCTTCAGCTGGCCGCCATCAAAGCCGCGGTGGATCAGGTGCCTATGGAGCAAAGACCGAAGGTCTTTGCCGAGCTGGGTTCCTCCCCCCTGTTCGCCGCCGGGGATTCCAGCTTCATCGGCCAGATGATAGCCCTGGCCGGCGGCATCAATGTCACCGGAAACCTCCCCACATCATATACCGCGGTCAACCCCGAACTGGTGGTAAAGAACGATCCCACCATCATCATCGTGCTCCACCCCCAGGCCAACAAAGAACAGATCGCACAGCGGCTGGGATGGCAGAATGTCTCGGCCGTCAGAAACGGCCGGATCTACCCCGGGCTGGACCAGGACGTGATCCTGCGTCCCGGCCCCCGTTTTACGGAAGGAATAAAGATACTGCATGGGATATTCTATGCGCCGTGA
- a CDS encoding ABC transporter substrate-binding protein, protein MKLFNFNSRSDEAVIEAPGPAEARWKPSDDLLDVLKKIDEFLKILPEMSGNISALAAEERGHLANIHTFGAALAEAFEGMDAIANSSALVTGNSQEYKQVIARAEQQLKGALDSFELVDQSYQRSAVELKDLFTTTAELEKLAGLMADLSVKIKQLVRNAEIRAFHAGSKGKGFGVIAENMSRLAGEMEKTASLVPSLTAGVKDKIQQMSSGVLESRHLVDGLRSGAEQVKDKLNALYQSNQGMVEDFDRIGLMAREQRELENKLVGGLKNITQSAEGLSVSQEVAALVLSTETGEMGQVEFAKNQMDEALGLWEKAGNPAALHEARNNWMMLKAKLQAASERWRDLQSTIDDQKTALGAEEELAGAMWHNLEALFENINRIKSSLDGMGQSIGRNRQDFEDMNQGLTGSFDDLLRVKTWLDDFESDREGLAGKLGEISQTGAAIKDFTEQIKLLSFYAAVEVAEMGQEGGAFGGIVGQAQALSQQAAADSARIGPLLKQVTEQFSQTSHTVRQTQKIMATSLESVSQARRSLDLARESGGRMEQIVAEAGSGIDRQQSRHQDIFDRYSQYSHSYREVSAKLQGFSGFLLKGRDSLAWFERMGSLGRAEIEAAGLKNYIGGQLKADISSDPITLDPAMMTDATSNEVAAQIFEGLVQFGSGSAVVPAAAWRWKISPDGLSWTFYLRRGIKFSHGRELIAPDVKYSLERLLSPKIKSPNQSFVEMIKGASEYSQGQAREVAGLQVIDHYAIKIVLQYPFMPFLSNLACTMAAIVPRELVEDGTQDFSRHPVGSGPFILKSWDAGKTLELEPNPHYHERRISLSGIKYSIDLKDEQKTESLASGRLDVTDVNSFQRRALSQDRNLKVVSLPQLNVQYLCINVSRVSPFADQRVRQALNYAVDKKALIETTELAGDAVAAKGVFPPELWAYNQNLAGYGYDPDRARKLLAEAGYAGGLPGEYLLDIRDNKAQWQRAEIVLQNCREAGISIKINPLSWKALLEKTYSCQSQLSFNGWNSDNGDPDNFLYPLFHSKNTGRAGNVAFFKSPVIDAMLDEAVTIRDPGQRLLRYRKIEEMIVQEAPWVFMYHTVKSTAVRNTVHGFRPRAFGSELYKHCWVEQ, encoded by the coding sequence ATGAAACTATTCAACTTCAATTCAAGGTCCGACGAGGCGGTGATCGAGGCGCCCGGGCCGGCCGAAGCCCGGTGGAAGCCGTCTGACGACCTGCTTGACGTGCTCAAAAAGATAGACGAGTTTCTGAAGATCCTGCCGGAAATGTCGGGGAACATCAGCGCCCTGGCCGCCGAGGAGCGGGGGCACCTGGCCAACATCCACACTTTTGGAGCGGCCCTGGCCGAGGCCTTTGAGGGGATGGACGCCATCGCCAATTCCTCGGCCCTGGTTACCGGGAACAGCCAGGAATACAAGCAGGTGATAGCCCGGGCAGAACAGCAGCTGAAGGGCGCTTTGGATTCCTTTGAACTGGTGGACCAGAGCTACCAGCGGTCGGCGGTGGAACTGAAGGACCTTTTTACCACCACGGCCGAGCTGGAAAAGCTGGCCGGGCTGATGGCGGACCTGTCGGTCAAGATAAAGCAATTGGTGCGCAACGCCGAGATCCGGGCCTTCCATGCCGGCAGCAAGGGAAAGGGATTCGGGGTGATCGCCGAGAACATGAGCCGGCTGGCCGGAGAGATGGAGAAGACGGCCTCCCTGGTCCCCAGCCTGACGGCGGGGGTCAAGGACAAGATCCAGCAGATGTCATCCGGGGTGCTGGAATCCCGGCATCTGGTGGACGGGCTGAGATCGGGGGCGGAACAGGTGAAGGACAAGCTTAATGCCCTTTACCAGTCCAACCAGGGAATGGTGGAGGATTTTGACCGGATTGGTTTGATGGCCAGGGAGCAGCGGGAGCTGGAGAACAAATTAGTGGGAGGCCTGAAGAACATCACCCAGAGCGCCGAGGGGCTCTCGGTCTCCCAGGAGGTGGCGGCCCTGGTGCTTTCAACCGAGACCGGCGAAATGGGGCAGGTGGAGTTTGCCAAGAACCAGATGGACGAAGCCCTGGGCTTGTGGGAAAAGGCCGGAAACCCGGCCGCTTTGCACGAGGCCCGGAACAACTGGATGATGCTCAAGGCCAAGCTGCAGGCGGCCTCCGAACGGTGGCGCGACCTGCAGTCCACCATCGACGACCAGAAGACGGCGCTGGGGGCCGAGGAGGAACTGGCCGGAGCCATGTGGCATAATCTGGAGGCCTTGTTCGAAAACATCAACCGCATCAAATCCAGCCTGGACGGGATGGGCCAGAGCATCGGCCGCAACCGCCAGGATTTTGAGGACATGAACCAGGGGCTGACCGGGTCGTTTGACGATCTGCTCCGGGTCAAGACCTGGCTGGATGATTTTGAGTCGGACCGGGAAGGCCTGGCCGGCAAACTGGGGGAGATATCCCAGACCGGCGCCGCCATCAAGGATTTTACCGAGCAGATAAAACTGCTTTCGTTCTACGCCGCGGTGGAGGTGGCCGAGATGGGCCAGGAGGGCGGAGCATTTGGGGGCATAGTGGGCCAGGCCCAGGCCCTGTCCCAGCAGGCGGCCGCCGACTCGGCCAGGATCGGGCCCCTGCTGAAGCAGGTCACCGAGCAATTCTCCCAGACCAGCCATACCGTCCGGCAGACCCAGAAGATCATGGCCACCAGCCTGGAGTCGGTTTCCCAGGCCAGGAGGTCCCTGGACCTGGCCCGGGAATCCGGGGGGCGGATGGAGCAGATAGTGGCCGAGGCCGGGTCGGGCATCGACCGCCAGCAGTCCCGCCACCAGGACATCTTTGACCGGTACAGCCAGTACAGCCACAGCTACCGGGAAGTGTCCGCCAAGCTTCAGGGCTTTTCGGGGTTCCTGCTCAAAGGCCGGGATTCCCTGGCCTGGTTCGAACGGATGGGTTCGTTGGGCCGGGCGGAGATCGAAGCGGCCGGGCTTAAGAATTACATCGGGGGCCAGTTGAAGGCCGACATCAGCTCCGACCCCATCACCCTGGACCCGGCCATGATGACCGACGCCACCTCCAACGAAGTGGCGGCCCAGATCTTCGAGGGACTGGTCCAGTTCGGCAGCGGTTCCGCCGTGGTGCCGGCCGCAGCCTGGCGCTGGAAGATCTCCCCCGACGGGCTGAGCTGGACTTTTTACCTGCGGCGGGGGATAAAATTCAGCCACGGGCGGGAGCTTATCGCCCCGGACGTGAAGTACTCCCTGGAGCGGCTGCTAAGCCCGAAGATAAAATCGCCCAACCAGTCTTTTGTGGAGATGATCAAGGGCGCATCTGAATACAGCCAGGGCCAGGCCAGGGAAGTGGCCGGGCTGCAGGTGATAGACCACTATGCCATCAAGATAGTGCTCCAATATCCCTTCATGCCGTTCCTCTCCAACCTGGCCTGCACCATGGCCGCCATCGTCCCCAGGGAACTGGTGGAGGACGGCACCCAGGATTTCTCCCGCCACCCGGTGGGCTCGGGGCCGTTCATCTTAAAATCATGGGATGCCGGAAAGACGCTGGAGCTGGAGCCCAACCCCCACTACCACGAGCGGCGGATCTCACTATCGGGGATAAAGTATTCCATAGACCTTAAAGACGAGCAGAAGACCGAATCCCTGGCTTCGGGCCGGCTGGATGTCACCGATGTCAACAGTTTTCAGCGCCGGGCCCTTTCCCAGGACCGCAACCTGAAGGTGGTCAGCCTGCCCCAGCTCAACGTCCAGTACCTGTGCATCAATGTTTCCCGGGTCTCGCCCTTTGCCGATCAACGGGTGCGTCAGGCCCTGAATTATGCGGTTGACAAGAAGGCGCTGATAGAGACCACCGAGCTGGCCGGGGACGCGGTGGCGGCCAAGGGGGTCTTCCCGCCGGAACTGTGGGCCTACAATCAAAATCTGGCCGGTTACGGCTACGACCCAGACCGGGCCAGAAAACTGCTGGCCGAAGCCGGATACGCCGGGGGGCTGCCCGGGGAATACCTGCTGGACATTCGGGACAACAAGGCCCAGTGGCAGCGGGCCGAGATCGTCCTCCAGAACTGCCGGGAGGCGGGCATCAGCATCAAGATCAATCCCCTAAGCTGGAAGGCCCTGCTGGAAAAGACCTACAGCTGCCAGTCCCAGCTGTCGTTCAACGGCTGGAACTCGGACAACGGCGACCCGGATAATTTTTTATACCCCCTGTTCCACTCCAAGAACACCGGCCGGGCCGGCAACGTGGCCTTCTTCAAGTCCCCGGTCATCGACGCCATGCTGGACGAGGCCGTCACCATCCGCGACCCCGGCCAAAGGCTGCTGCGCTACCGCAAGATCGAGGAGATGATAGTGCAGGAGGCCCCCTGGGTTTTCATGTATCACACCGTAAAATCCACCGCGGTCAGGAACACCGTCCATGGCTTCCGGCCCCGGGCCTTCGGCTCCGAGTTGTACAAACACTGCTGGGTGGAACAATGA
- a CDS encoding zinc-ribbon domain containing protein encodes MSFTDKTLSCKDCSKPFTFTAGEQEFYQQKGFQNEPQRCPDCRQNNKNAKRGPRQLFKVTCAECGNEAEVPFKPTGDRPVLCSDCFNKKR; translated from the coding sequence ATGAGTTTCACGGACAAGACCCTGAGCTGTAAAGATTGCAGCAAGCCATTCACCTTCACTGCCGGCGAGCAGGAGTTCTACCAACAGAAGGGCTTTCAGAATGAGCCCCAGCGTTGCCCGGATTGCCGTCAGAACAACAAGAACGCCAAGCGCGGACCGCGCCAGTTGTTCAAGGTGACCTGCGCCGAGTGCGGCAACGAAGCCGAAGTTCCCTTCAAGCCCACCGGCGACCGTCCGGTGCTTTGCTCGGACTGCTTCAACAAGAAGCGCTAA
- a CDS encoding N-acetylmuramoyl-L-alanine amidase codes for MKKLFIISLLAPLWAWAALAPNQLTVIDGRGGAKITETVTFDKEEYLSLADLSASWNAQATWSEHTGNADLKLPGHTLRFSADNTFFLADGKSYNLFNPARLYQGELYVPMELFTRFLIPLWGRSIIWDAKDRKLSLGGISPEQIKIPEARRRNQIPEKQGIQKVVVDPGHGGKDPGAVGPTGLCEKDVNLEVGLMLKAILEQDHNLIVVMTRSDDTFIPLGDRTKLANQEAADVFISIHCNAAPRKKVKLKTMRGSETYFLSLAKTDDARATAAMENSAIDFEQPQKNVANQDDVQFILWDMVQNEFLTESSDLAELVQESLTKKMPAVPNRGINQAGFYVLNGAYMPAILVETSFISHRDEEKLLKKPDNLKKIARAIADGLEAFAQKYKKELGQ; via the coding sequence TTGAAAAAACTTTTCATCATATCGCTGCTGGCCCCCCTTTGGGCCTGGGCCGCTTTGGCTCCCAATCAGCTGACCGTCATCGACGGGCGGGGCGGCGCAAAGATCACCGAGACGGTGACCTTTGACAAGGAGGAGTACCTGAGCCTGGCCGATCTGTCGGCCAGCTGGAACGCCCAGGCCACCTGGTCCGAGCATACCGGCAACGCCGACCTGAAACTGCCGGGGCACACCCTGCGCTTTTCGGCCGACAACACCTTTTTTCTGGCCGACGGAAAATCCTACAACCTGTTCAACCCGGCCCGGCTGTACCAGGGCGAGCTCTACGTGCCGATGGAGCTTTTCACCAGGTTCCTGATACCCCTGTGGGGCCGGAGCATCATCTGGGATGCCAAGGACCGCAAGCTGAGCCTGGGTGGCATCAGCCCGGAGCAGATCAAGATCCCCGAAGCCCGCCGCCGCAACCAGATCCCGGAAAAACAGGGCATCCAGAAGGTGGTGGTGGACCCCGGACACGGCGGCAAGGACCCCGGGGCGGTGGGCCCCACCGGCCTGTGCGAGAAGGATGTCAACCTGGAGGTGGGCCTGATGCTGAAGGCCATCCTGGAGCAGGACCATAACCTGATAGTGGTGATGACCCGCAGCGACGATACCTTTATCCCGCTGGGCGACCGCACCAAGCTGGCCAACCAGGAGGCGGCCGACGTATTCATCAGCATCCACTGCAACGCCGCCCCGCGTAAAAAGGTAAAGCTCAAGACCATGCGGGGCTCCGAGACCTACTTCCTGTCCCTGGCCAAGACCGACGACGCCAGGGCCACTGCGGCCATGGAAAACTCGGCCATCGACTTCGAGCAGCCCCAGAAGAACGTGGCCAACCAGGATGACGTCCAGTTCATATTATGGGACATGGTCCAGAACGAGTTCCTGACCGAGTCCAGCGACCTGGCCGAACTGGTGCAGGAATCGCTGACCAAGAAAATGCCCGCCGTGCCCAACCGGGGGATCAACCAGGCCGGGTTCTACGTGCTGAACGGAGCCTACATGCCGGCCATCCTGGTGGAGACCTCGTTCATCTCCCACCGGGACGAGGAGAAGCTGCTGAAAAAGCCGGACAACCTGAAGAAGATCGCCAGGGCGATTGCCGACGGCCTGGAGGCCTTTGCCCAAAAGTACAAGAAGGAATTGGGGCAGTAG
- a CDS encoding iron ABC transporter permease encodes MRRDIKAWYYLAPLSLLTILLGLASGPAGFGLLADPQVMAIRLPRVLLGLLAGAGLASSGAALQAALGNPLAEPYLLGVSGGAAFGAALALLLGLSAGLGGAVGLPLFSLAFGLLALYVVYSLSKVGSRLPAETVILSGIIVNAFFSALIMLLLALAGRQLQEMIYLLMGNLGMIFGAQSLYLLWVCAAIIILCTGYLWSQGRNLDLLSLGEQPAQSLGLKVEKLKLRILLASALMVAAVVSLAGVIGFVGLVVPHLARMISGPKNSRLLPLSVVLGANLLVLADALARTIAPQEIPVGVITSLLGVPFFIYLLRRKKRAGL; translated from the coding sequence ATGCGCCGTGACATCAAAGCCTGGTATTACCTGGCGCCCTTAAGCCTTTTGACCATCCTGCTGGGGCTGGCTTCCGGGCCGGCCGGTTTCGGCCTGCTGGCTGACCCCCAGGTGATGGCCATCCGCCTGCCCCGGGTGCTTTTGGGTCTGCTGGCCGGGGCCGGGCTGGCCTCTTCCGGCGCGGCCCTGCAGGCGGCCCTGGGCAACCCGCTGGCCGAGCCCTATCTGTTGGGCGTCTCCGGCGGCGCGGCTTTTGGGGCGGCTCTGGCCCTGCTGCTGGGGCTTTCGGCCGGGCTGGGCGGGGCCGTAGGCCTGCCCTTGTTCTCGCTGGCCTTCGGCCTTTTAGCCCTCTATGTTGTCTACAGTTTGAGCAAGGTGGGGTCCAGGCTGCCGGCGGAGACGGTGATCCTCTCCGGAATAATAGTCAACGCCTTCTTCTCGGCCCTGATCATGCTGCTTTTGGCTTTGGCCGGGCGCCAGCTGCAGGAGATGATATATCTTTTGATGGGCAATTTGGGGATGATCTTCGGCGCCCAAAGCCTCTATCTGTTGTGGGTCTGCGCCGCCATCATCATCCTCTGCACCGGCTACCTCTGGAGCCAGGGGCGCAACCTGGACCTGCTCTCTTTGGGGGAACAGCCGGCCCAAAGCCTGGGGCTTAAGGTGGAGAAGCTGAAGTTGCGGATACTTTTGGCCTCGGCCCTGATGGTGGCGGCGGTGGTCTCACTGGCCGGGGTGATCGGCTTCGTGGGGCTGGTGGTCCCCCATCTGGCCCGGATGATTTCAGGACCAAAGAATTCCCGGCTGCTTCCCCTGTCGGTGGTGCTGGGCGCAAACCTCTTGGTGCTGGCCGACGCCCTGGCCCGGACCATCGCCCCCCAGGAGATCCCGGTGGGGGTGATCACCTCGCTTTTGGGCGTGCCGTTCTTCATCTACCTGCTGCGGCGCAAAAAGAGGGCCGGGCTGTGA